The following are encoded together in the Bactrocera neohumeralis isolate Rockhampton chromosome 6, APGP_CSIRO_Bneo_wtdbg2-racon-allhic-juicebox.fasta_v2, whole genome shotgun sequence genome:
- the LOC126763169 gene encoding insulin-like growth factor-binding protein complex acid labile subunit, translating to MLTNNRYKLSKSQRTNSKMSVRKSQNRFSAATAPYQQRVHMYTLLSCLCALSTLVPPTNALANCPSSCQCDDDTLVVKCGEGALDVLPITLNPFIQRLVIQSNKIKTIDSSLQFYAELLFLDLSYNDLVTLPMRTFQFQRKLQELHLNHNKIGQISNMTFVGLAALTVLNLRGNLLAELEQGTFAKMSKLAELNLGQNRINRIDPHAFDGLVNLRTLYLDDNTLTTVPAPSIFQAMPNLAELYLGTNSFTSIQAKAFIDLKGLTRLDLRGAGLHNISAEALKGLEGLRYLDLADNRLHVVPTNALSHLERLEELLLGQNDFEVIGSGAFGGLTQLRKLEITGAQRLRSVQNGAFSANTNLEHLNLSSNKMLQEVQENALGGLPHLRHVILKENDLHTIAEGLVPWTDLQTLDLSDNPIVCDCQVLWLRNLLVSKNSTTDRLIDVMCVYPEPMRKEPLAQLSPAMLGCSHSDTKQQAMIIVVVVVTTAIITGLSLLIYGCRRRIRETLKGGWGNSALGRKEREYQKTCSDEEYMTRQQHPCSLSIQPTMQFTNSVGYNMQQTQPYMGSRPIPVTEL from the coding sequence ATGTTAACTAATAACCGATACAAACTAAGTAAATCTCAAAGAACGAATTCGAAAATGTCGGTGAGAAAATCACAAAACCGGTTTAGTGCTGCAACAGCTCCTTACCAACAGCGAGTGCATATGTACACACTCCTGAGTTGCCTGTGCGCACTCTCGACATTAGTGCCGCCCACAAATGCGTTGGCGAATTGCCCCAGCAGCTGTCAGTGTGACGATGACACTTTGGTGGTGAAGTGCGGTGAAGGCGCACTCGATGTGCTGCCAATAACACTGAATCCCTTCATACAACGCTTGGTGATACAAAGCAATAAAATCAAGACCATAGACTCATCGCTGCAATTCTATGCGGAGCTTTTGTTCCTGGACCTCTCCTACAATGACTTGGTCACACTGCCGATGCGCACATTCCAATTTCAACGCAAGCTGCAAGAGCTGCATTTGAATCACAATAAAATCGGTCAGATCAGCAATATGACATTTGTGGGCTTGGCCGCATTAACGGTGCTGAATTTGCGTGGGAATCTCCTGGCCGAGCTCGAACAGGGAACCTTTGCGAAAATGTCCAAACTGGCGGAATTAAATTTGGGACAAAATCGTATTAATCGTATCGATCCGCACGCATTTGATGGTTTGGTGAATCTACGTACACTCTATCTCGATGATAATACATTGACAACAGTACCGGCGCCTAGCATATTCCAAGCAATGCCTAATTTAGCTGAGCTTTATTTGGGCACCAACTCATTTACGTCTATACAAGCGAAAGCTTTTATAGATCTCAAAGGGTTAACACGCTTGGACTTACGGGGTGCTGGTCTGCATAACATCTCCGCCGAGGCATTGAAAGGTCTGGAGGGCTTGCGGTACTTAGATCTGGCTGACAATCGCCTACACGTTGTACCGACAAATGCGCTGAGCCACTTGGAGAGACTAGAGGAACTTTTGTTGGGACAGAATGATTTTGAGGTGATTGGCAGCGGCGCCTTCGGTGGACTGACACAGTTACGTAAACTGGAAATTACAGGCGCCCAGCGGTTGCGTAGCGTGCAAAATGGCGCTTTTAGCGCCAACACCAATCTGGAACATTTGAATCTATCATCCAACAAGATGTTGCAGGAAGTGCAAGAGAACGCTTTGGGAGGACTGCCACACCTGCGTCACGTCATACTCAAAGAAAATGACTTGCACACGATTGCTGAGGGACTCGTACCATGGACCGATCTACAAACACTCGATCTCTCCGACAATCCGATCGTCTGCGATTGTCAAGTATTGTGGCTGCGTAATTTGCTCGTATCGAAGAACTCTACCACCGACAGGCTCATCGACGTGATGTGCGTTTACCCGGAACCCATGCGTAAAGAGCCACTAGCGCAACTATCGCCGGCCATGCTAGGCTGCTCACATAGTGACACAAAGCAACAGGCCATGATCATAGTGGTGGTTGTTGTTACAACAGCCATCATAACCGGTTTGTCGTTGCTGATTTATGGCTGTCGGCGACGCATACGTGAAACACTGAAAGGCGGTTGGGGCAACTCGGCATTGGGACGTAAGGAGCGCGAATACCAGAAGACTTGCTCAGATGAAGAGTACATGACGCGGCAGCAACACCCTTGCAGCCTCAGCATACAACCAACAATGCAGTTCACCAACAGCGTCGGCTATAATATGCAACAGACGCAGCCGTATATGGGCTCCCGGCCAATACCAGTTACCGAACTATAG
- the LOC126763223 gene encoding AP-1 complex subunit gamma-like, giving the protein MMTNNNTTSNSNTFNKMPNGKPPPPPPHAHTLSSLPRYGSARREPKINERAESSLSHEPPYSQHLANQNGQRTTTADRYLRLTQDHFNHNHGPYGSIGSNKHPNTLSGDRSPRESECNYIHNNSHYSLPLDHALNAVTPTPTPPALPLRNGQLMPLNSNNTGMQRIPAYNNNNCSNGYATIGGGGNHFSGGVAIGVGGNNNNGSLRRYH; this is encoded by the coding sequence ATGATGACAAACAACAACACTACCAGCAATAGCAATACCTTTAATAAAATGCCTAACGGTAagccgccgccaccaccaccacacgCACATACTCTGTCTTCGTTACCACGCTACGGCAGCGCACGTCGTGAGCCGAAAATTAACGAACGCGCTGAAAGTTCGCTCTCACACGAGCCACCCTACAGCCAGCATCTTGCCAATCAGAATGGACAACGCACAACCACAGCCGATCGTTATTTACGCCTCACGCAGGACCATTTCAATCACAATCACGGTCCCTACGGCAGTATTGGTAGCAACAAACATCCTAATACGCTGAGTGGCGACCGTTCACCGCGTGAGAGCGAGTGTAATTACATACACAATAACTCTCATTACTCGCTGCCCTTGGATCATGCATTGAATGCCGTTACGCCAACTCCGACGCCTCCAGCGTTGCCATTACGCAACGGACAGCTGATGCCGCTTAACAGCAATAATACGGGCATGCAGCGTATCCCAgcttacaataacaacaattgtaGTAATGGTTATGCTACGATAGGCGGCGGAGGCAATCATTTTAGTGGTGGCGTTGCCATTGGCGTcggtggcaacaacaataatggtaGTTTAAGACGTTATCACTGA